TAGTGGTAAATGAGgatttgaatgaaattttaagAGATATAAAGAaaggatgaaaaagaaaaaaaaagcaaaattcattttgaaacactCATATGGACAGTTACCTCCCCATTCAAGAGCCTCACAGGTTTGTGTGGCACTGTTGGGATTCCCATGTACCAATTTTAAACTTCAAATTCTAATTTTACAAACTTAATTAAAGCATAATAGTTATTTCTTATTCGTCCAAATTTTACTACTTGTTTGAGGCAACTTTCTCCCTCCAAAAATCATCTAAAAATTTGCAGAACACCCCAGAGAGTCTTTGCATTGCTTGAAAAGTGGAAAAGATATTTCCATTGAAACTACtttaagtgaaagaaaaatggcttTCAGGTTCACCCTGCCTTAAGAAGCAGAgtcattgctctttttgagttaaaaaaaattaacttgtcAAATGTCAAACCTTCTCTAAAATATAATTCAGTAGTATAATTTGAAACAAGTTGTtggataaaaaaatcattttgccTTCAATGAACATTATGTAAAATGAATGTTTGCCAGTAATGATATGATGGCTGATGTCCCATTGTGATCCAGTCACCATGAAATTTATGGCGTACCAACTGTTTCTTTGATTGACATGTGCCATGAcggtgataataataataataataataataataataataataataataatgataataataataataataataataactttatttatccTGGTAAAAGACCAATCAGTCAATCAACAAGGTTGATAGACTGGTATTAATCGGTGACCAGCACAGAAGAATATTTAAAATGTTACCATGAAAGACAGCGGTTTACAAATAATTAGAGAAATATAACAAAATGAACTAAGCATTGATATTACAAATATGATTGGCCCTATCCATGTTCATCAAGTATAAAGTAAATGTTCTGACCTTTAACTGTGCAAGTGTTCTCAGCTCACGTATCTCTCTGGGCAGTTTGTTCCAGGCACTCGCAGCCGAGAAGTTAAACGAAGTCTGACCACATTTGGTCTTAAGTAGTGGTAGATCTAATAACGTCGGGTCTCTTAGAGCTCGACAATGTCTTTGTGATCGTTGTACTAAGTAGCCTTGCTGCACTCACCCCATACGACATAGCAAAGGTAGCACAGCCTGTTTGTACATTCTGAGCAAACTATCGCAACTAAGATATTTGAGGTATACCCTGGATTGTATGTAGGTTGCATGCTTGCTCCAGGTCAGACTGTGGTCGATGTAAATTCCTAAGTACTCAAAGTAATCCGATTGTAACATTGGTTTTCCGTGGAGAACAATCTGTTACGGTCGGGTATTTTTGACAGCGTGCTTGGATCCAATCGACATTGCCTCGCATTTCTTATGATTACTGATAAACCCGTTCTGATTTCACCATGATACAGTACTAGCTAGCTAGATCTTTGTTGACACGATTTTCCGCAACACTGATGTCTTTCGCGCTGGCATGGATTTCCGTATCGTCGGCTTAAAGTACCACTTCACTCTCCACGCAGGTGTCGGTGATGCCGTTTTTGTGGATCTTAAATAGAGTGAGTCAGAGGACTGAACCCGGCGGGAATCCGTGCGTGATTAAAGGACGCTCGGAATCAGCACTTGCACATGACACCAATTAGCCGTTTATCCAATGTAAATAGCTCTTAAACCattcacaaacaaaaacactggTAATTTTGCTTTCCAAAACTCACATTTGTATTAAAAGGACTGAGATGAAATAAAATCGTGACTGTCCGTGTTCCTGCACCGagtaaaagttattttaactGCAAATTCACGGATAATCCGCCATTTTGACATTACCGACAATTTCCGACGTTCGCTCCACTCGGATTCTCGTTCCTAGCACTCAACGGCTGTCCTTCTGGACGGTATGATTAAGGCACAATTATGACTAAATAGCTTCGCCTATTCGAGGCAGTAGCCACAAAAAAAGCACATTTGATGAAATGTTCGGAGAGCTTCACTGGATTTCAACGCTCTTACTCAAGGGCGTGGTGAGATGGGACATTTTGATCATTTTTTAAGTTACGTGACACGAGAACCTTGTCTATGcccaatagctgttattacagatATATTAGTGGTTTTACACGTAAATGAGCCTCATGGgtcattttccttttattgtGCATTAGTCTCATCTCCATGtaattttgaacaaaagaagctttgccttCAGGCTCAACTGTACTAGCAGCTGTTGGTTTAAACAGGTCACCCTGACATCTTTCTGGCCTCCTTTTAAATCGAGATTAAATGAAAACCATGGCTGGTTATGTTTACCTAATCTCATTCCCAGATCTCCTGTGTAAGACAGAGATTAGTGTGTCCCCTTTCATGTAACAGACTTGAAACGTGTAAGTGATATGTGATATTTACCTGAAAAAACTCGGACATTCTGCGACAATTCTATTGCAAACCGACCGACAAAGAGTCTTGTAAAACATCTTTGGTTCTTCAGGGAAACAAGGTGGAAATAATTGTCCACAGAAGAGCTTTTCTATGTCTTTGCGACACTTGGGGTATTTCTTCAATACATCCTCAGTTTGGTTCGGAAATAGTTGCACAAGATTGTCCTCAGTGTAGTTTCTATTGTAAAGCCGTTcgtaaaatttcttttgcagcGACTCGGATGCGACCGTGTAATTGTAAATGCCCAATTTACGACACGCCGGAAAGATTAACTTTTGGCATCCTCGATCAAGTGGACCTAAACAAAGACAAAGCATTGGTTATTATTGTGGtgataaaaatggaaattgtAGGAAGAAAAGTGCAGCCTGTTCGTGTCGCTGAGATCCCGAAACTCCATTATTCTGCTACCTTTTTCACTAAAAAACCGAGGTGCGCGAGTTCTTGAGGAAAGTAACATGTGATGGACAAGATAAGCATCATTTAACAAGCATAACTTTCACAATCATAGACGTCAATTGTTCCAGTTCCAACCAATCGGTGAGGTGCGTTGCGACTGCGAATTAAGGAGTAAAACCTGCTGTCTTATTTACGATGATAACGTTCACCCAATCAATGACTACTTTATAGTCTCCATCACACCCTTTTTTTGGGATGTAACGCAACGCTGCCATGAAAAAAGATTCTATGATGGCGGTCACGGCGAGCGCTATTGCTTACACACGCTCATATGACGGTCGAGTTTGAAGTcgttgacaagagtaagacgAAAAAAGGGGCTGTAAAGCATACGTAAATTAAGATGGGCTATGCACAGAGGGACATGTAACTCGAAACCTTGGTACAGAACCTACAGAAGTAACTGGCGGTTTAGTCTGTCTATGACGAAGAATACAGAATCTCTAtctgttatttttgtttgtccaACTCGTACAAGGAGCCCTATATTTATAGCTTTATGTTTGCCCTTCTTCAGAGTTACGTTCTTTTTTAAGACATTTGTTAgtgaaatgataaaatatataaTTGAGTAAACCTCAACAATTCATTACTAGCGTCCAAGACAGCTTGTAAGATTATCTTTTAAAAGTTAATAGTACTCAGTTGGCACGCTGTCGTTTGTTGTGAAATTAGGAGGCTCAAAACAATTGTCGCCATCTGGGGCTTCGTCTGGAAGACCCAAACACGAACCGACCAGGAATTCTACAAGCATCTCATTATCAACATTCTCCGAATTCGAACACTGCTTTAGAAGTTCCCCACATACTCTTTTACAGGGATAAACACGTTGTCCATTGGAACCACATTTTGGAACCATGAAGGAGCATTCCAGTGCGGCCGCGAGGTTGGGCTTAGCGCAGCTGAAGAAGGTCTTCAACAAAATActcaaaaatttcgcactttctcttttttctgaGTCATCAAGCTTCTCCGGAAACGGAATAGTGTGATTATATCCCGCAATGGTGCATATTTCAAAAGGACTGTTCACAAGATTTACGCAACCGCGAACTGAAGTCGATTCACCGAACACAGAGAAGTAAAAGAAGCTAggcaataatatttttttccaaaaagcGACTGAGCGAAACCCGATGTACCACACCAGCATTGTCCTCGATTGAACTCGAACACTTTTTAAAGCCACTGTTGTGAGGATTAACTCTGGGTAAAATATTGAAGCTCGTGTTAACACACAACAGCGATTTAGCTCTGAACAATTGCGCTGAACTACGTAGTTTAACGATTCCGGCGTCACGCATCCGCGAGCGTTTCCCACGCGCGCAGCAGGCGCTGTAATCTTTCGCAAAGAAAAcacagagaaaacaaaatcatgataagaaataagaaaaatgtatTAAAGATGCTAAAATAAAGTGAGCAGTCAATTAGGCTTACAGTAAATAGAAAAGTGACATTCAAATTGGTTAGCTAAGACCAAATGGACCCAGGGGGAGAAGGATATGATTAGCAGaggaaagcaaatgaaaaaagctAGCAAGGCTTACAAAACAATGATCGGAATATATAAATTATCCTATCAGGGTGCCACAAGTTGTGGCCTTCGGAAACTAGCACCCTACAATGACTCATTCAAAAACTCATTAACGATTAACAGCCTATCAAAATACCAGTAAAACGTCACGTGTATGAGCTTTCTATCCCGAGATAACACTCCTCATTAATATTCTTTCTTTGAAGGATACTGACAAGATatagcttgttttttttgtatgcTAATATCTTCCCCTCACAATTTGAACCTTTGTTCGGACTACCAAGAGACACGCTTTTTGTGGAAAGCTTTTGAAGTCGTTCAATAAACTCGCGGGTCGTATTTTATCGGGTCTAAAGCCGTCTCGTGACTTTATAccccgataaaacactccaGCTCGTTTACTAaacattgtttacatttacaACAGTACGTTACAATTTATGCAAACTCGTGCGATCTTGCGTGTCGGTTTCAGAGAAATGGAACAAGCAACACTGAATTTGCCCGCAGACAGGTCTGGCGAAGCAGGTTATGTAATCAAAACCAAGCCAAGTCAATCTTTTGTCTCACCAACCCCCCACCCCTTCCCCCTAAGCTCTTGGTGCTCGCCTGGAGTACGCACCCGGCTGCCTTATAAATCAGCCCTTGCATAAGCTGGTGAAGAAAGGAGGCGTGCTCTCCAATATAATACGCCCAACACAAGGAACGCAATAACCTGGACAACAAGCAGAACGGTCACAACTATAGCCCAGACTTTGATCCCTCTAGCAGAGCCATCCAACGCCTTGGGTGTCGTTTGTGGCAGcctttttgcagtttttggtGCTCTTGTTGATTCTAAAATGAGAaatcagagaaaaaaagagttaAACATAATTCAAATTCTTATTGTATCCTTATCAATTTACTTATAAAGAGTCCATACTCTACATTTAACTACGAAATTACAATTGGAACTTTCCAATAGCTGATATTATAGATTCACTCAGTACTGTTAATATCAGTTTCGACATATAAAACAGGCAAATGGGTTATTCTATTGTATTGACCCGCTGAACCAATCTCCATGTGCTTTTCAACAGAGGAAAATTTGCGCGCAGGTTCAGAGGTAATAACAGCCATTTTTCAGTGGTCTTAAAGTGTACCCCAAAGCTTGAAGAATACAGGGATCAACAAGGAAAGTACGAAAACAAGGGCTAGTAAATAGAAAATGTCAATCGACTGGCGAAAtcattgattgattgattgactgcCAAAACCTGCATAGGGAAACCAGCTCAAGGATGCTGGCCACTGATTGCTTTGACAGAAGCCATGTGCAGAATTTCCTTTCGCCATGGTGCTGCAATATTCCTCAGCCGATAAGTCATCGCTGCAAGTAAgaaaatttttcttgtcaacaaacaaaacaaaactggtACAGAGAAATAATAGAAAGCAGGAGCCCATGAGATGGAGCATCCATTCCACCAATTTCTTGAGTTAacgaagaaaataaaagcagaagtcgacacaacgtagaaggatcttttttttaggtgtactatatttcggctggccaaaccagccttcttcaggtacaatgataattttgcattggtacgtgatttttatgttgcatgttgtgtaataaccggaaataagtgaaaataattgacagtgtaaactaaagataagtataaggtgaaaaaataatgaaataacatgataagaggtaacaatattaataggtttcttcgtggatgttcagaccatcgggatcaattgttctgcctttttgaattaaaaaagcttccctggccttacggatggaatcTCGGTTGGAGAAGATTGTTTAGAAGTAGCAGTTGAAATAGGTCCAGGGTTAGGTTCAACATCCATGCAAATTGTAAGGGATGTGAGGATCAAAAAAACCATTGACAATAAAGGAAATCTGTATGGTGATCCCTTTATGGCTGTAGTTGACTTGGTAGAGATGTCGGTCGAACCATATGATGATATGACACGAGGATGAAAGGAACCAATGCAAAttgagttaaccctttcccgggtagatttataaatagaaccattttcttttgtactgCGTTTGAATTGCATGAATGCGCTTACTGCCTGCTGTTTGACATAAGACAATACTActgtcaattttcttttttcattgactctttcctctatcagcgAACGAAAGCACCTCAAGGAAGCGTTCTattttataaatctactcgggaaattAAAGGATTGACTCCAAGGACTTGTATGGGAGAtagaggctccatctgatgggctacTATAGAGAGTGCACTAATAACGAAATGGGTCATTTCTTCCTCTCTCACCCGATTAACTTTAAAGGAGGAGAAAGTTCGGTGCATTTGGTTTTACATTTAAATAATGCAATACCTGAAAAATTCGGGGCAGTCAAAGGCAATCTGGTCGCAAAGAGGCTGACATAAACTGTACAAGCGAGGACTTTCACCAGGGAAACACGGTGGTAAGTGTTCACCACAGAACAACTTCTTTATGTTTTCCTGGCATTTCGGATACTTGTCCAGCagcttttgcacaaaatccgGGAATTCTGTTTCGGGGTTATTGTCTGTGTAATTTTTGTCATACATCCATGCATAGTAGTGTTTCTGTGCTGGAATTGAACTGAGCGTATGGTCATAGAATCCAAGGTCTTTACAGACTGGAATGATGACCTCTTGGCAACCCCGATCTAATGGTCCTATTTAATCAAACAGGAAATATTTAGTATTGATTAGGCGTGGTGGTATTTATGCGTCACACGCACATCAATATTTATAGCCTGAATTTCAGCCGACTCTTCCGCTCACTAAAAGTCACTCGGGAGAGAGACTCTGCCCAAGCGGAGGAGTTGGGCTGAAACTCAAGCTACAACATTTACTGATTGTGTTGGAACGCCAGGGACCAAGAccaataaaaactaaaactaataTTGTCATATGGATGCTCTTAAGAATACCCCCTTGATATTAAAAGTGAAAGAGAATAAAGACAAAACATCTCATAGAATAGGGAGACAAATTCCTTCTTTCCCATCCATTAGTCTCCTCCATGCACGTGGAAGGATGAGACTAGAAACGAAAGAAGGCACAAACATTACTGTCTATTTAAAGTATCTTTTTACTTTTGaagtttggaaatttttaGTTGATGAAAACAGTAAATAACTTAAACGATAAATACGAGCAACAACGTTAGGTATGTACTCACCCGGTACGCTACTATTGGTGGTGAAGTTCGGAGGCACCATACATGGTGCACAATTTGAAGAATTGGTCGGAAGCACCAGGCAGAAGGATATTAAGTAATCCAAATTGAAAACGTCCAAGTGAAATTCGCATTGCTTCAGAAACTCCGCGCACACTTCTCTACAAGGTAGTATTGGACGTCCAAGCGAATTGCATTTGGGAACCACAGATGAACACTCTATGGCTTCGGCTAGCCCTTTAACGGCACAATTTCGAGTTAAGTTGATAGCATGTATCACTTCTGCTGCTATGTCACTTTTTATCGCTGCTGTAATGTACGACGGAAACGGCGTGGTGGTATCGTAGCCAGCGTTCGTGCAGATCTCAAATGAACTGTTTACAAGGCTGACGCAGGGATCGGCCTCTGCAACACGAACGGcgagaaggagaagaaaacaaagcacaCAACGAAtagaaatcaaataaaaacagTTCCAGCGCTCCA
This sequence is a window from Acropora palmata chromosome 9, jaAcrPala1.3, whole genome shotgun sequence. Protein-coding genes within it:
- the LOC141892416 gene encoding uncharacterized protein LOC141892416 isoform X1 — protein: MLVWYIGFRSVAFWKKILLPSFFYFSVFGESTSVRGCVNLVNSPFEICTIAGYNHTIPFPEKLDDSEKRESAKFLSILLKTFFSCAKPNLAAALECSFMVPKCGSNGQRVYPCKRVCGELLKQCSNSENVDNEMLVEFLVGSCLGLPDEAPDGDNCFEPPNFTTNDSVPSPLDRGCQKLIFPACRKLGIYNYTVASESLQKKFYERLYNRNYTEDNLVQLFPNQTEDVLKKYPKCRKDIEKLFCGQLFPPCFPEEPKMFYKTLCRSVCNRIVAECPSFFSHRFIDVEACALMAEGETSHGFCDQKEWPPPFHWIDYLGPTTTPTKGLKRHEPKGWVIAVAVVITLLAVGLALGGLIWWKWRNKALSHMKYTRQRDEPAIE
- the LOC141892416 gene encoding uncharacterized protein LOC141892416 isoform X2 produces the protein MLLSSRTRAPRFFSEKGPLDRGCQKLIFPACRKLGIYNYTVASESLQKKFYERLYNRNYTEDNLVQLFPNQTEDVLKKYPKCRKDIEKLFCGQLFPPCFPEEPKMFYKTLCRSVCNRIVAECPSFFSHRFIDVEACALMAEGETSHGFCDQKEWPPPFHWIDYLGPTTTPTKGLKRHEPKGWVIAVAVVITLLAVGLALGGLIWWKWRNKALSHMKYTRQRDEPAIE
- the LOC141892417 gene encoding uncharacterized protein LOC141892417; the encoded protein is MERWNCFYLISIRCVLCFLLLLAVRVAEADPCVSLVNSSFEICTNAGYDTTTPFPSYITAAIKSDIAAEVIHAINLTRNCAVKGLAEAIECSSVVPKCNSLGRPILPCREVCAEFLKQCEFHLDVFNLDYLISFCLVLPTNSSNCAPCMVPPNFTTNSSVPGPLDRGCQEVIIPVCKDLGFYDHTLSSIPAQKHYYAWMYDKNYTDNNPETEFPDFVQKLLDKYPKCQENIKKLFCGEHLPPCFPGESPRLYSLCQPLCDQIAFDCPEFFSDDLSAEEYCSTMAKGNSAHGFCQSNQWPASLSWFPYAESTRAPKTAKRLPQTTPKALDGSARGIKVWAIVVTVLLVVQVIAFLVLGVLYWRARLLSSPAYARADL